The DNA segment AGGCCACGGCCCCCGTCAGCACCAGACCAATCGCCATGTAGTTGTAGACGCGCAGCATATGGCGACGCAGGCCCTCGTCGAAGACGGCCCGGTCGGCGCCACGTGCGCCGGCCTGCCACTGGAAGCCTGAATTCGGCGTGTTCATGAAGTTCTCCCTTGGGAAAAGCGGTTCGAAGTCAAAATCAGTAGAGCGAGCGCGCCAGCCGCGCCGCGGTGCGGTCGAGCTCGCGCGGGGGCGCATGGGCGACAAGCGCATAGGCCACTTCGCCGACCTGCCAGTAGGCGGCGTTGAGTTCGCCGCGCGGCACGCTGGTGGCAGGCACCACATCGAAGCTGCCGGGACGCACCGCGAACAGCGAGACGGTGCCGAAGTCCTGCGTCTTTACGGACATCTCGACACTGGGGCCGAAAGCGGAGGGGAAGACCTGCACATCCTCCACCGCCCAGTCCTTCGGCAGGACCGGTAGCACGATGGCCGTGGCGGCCCGGATCTCGGCCGGGTCGTAGCCCGCCCCGGCCTGGGACAGCATGCCGGCACGCACCTGCGCGGTGCGATGGGCGCGGACGGCATCCTCGACATAGGCCGGCGGCAGGTCGGAGGCGACGACGCGGCTCACCCCCAGCGGACCGAATTCGGCATGAGCGAGCCACCCCGCCCCGACAAGCAGGCCCACCGCCGCGACCCGGCGCAGAGCGCGCATCCAGCGATCGCGCGACAGGGCGCCCTCAAGGCGCCGCGCGGCCTCGGTCGAGGCCAGCCGCGCGCCCGCCTGCGCGACATCGCGCGGCGTATCGGCGAGCGAAAGTCGCAATTCGTCGCGAATACGCAGATCCGCCATCACCCGCGACGCCGCGGCCGGATAGGCGCTCAGATAGGCCTCGACATCGATACGACGGGCCACGTCGAGTTCGTCGTCGACATAGGCCTGCAGGTCGTCGTCGGAGACAGGGTCAACGGGACGGGTCATCTGATCCTCCCACCACACGAAGTTGAGTGATCCGGGGGGCCTCCCCTTCCTCGATCGCCCGCAAAGCAGCGCGGGCGCGGGACAGGCGGGACATCAGCGTGCCCTGTGGAATCCCGAGCGTGCTGGCGGCCTCGGCATAGCCGAGCCCTTCAATGGCAACGAGATGAAGCGCGGCGCGCTGCTCTTCCGGCAGCGCCATGAAGGACTGGCGAACCTGCGCCAGCCTTACATGATGTTCCTGCGGGGCCGGCACAGCCTGATCGGCCAGCTCCACGCTCTCCGCGGCCCGCCGCGCCTCGGCAACATGGCTGCGGCGGCGGTCGATGAACACGTTGTGCAGGATCGACATCAGCCAGCCGCGCACACCGCGCGCCGGCTCGAAGCTGCCGCGCCGCTCATAGGCGCGCAGCAACGCGTCGTGCACCAGATCCTCGGCGTCCGCCTCGTTGCGGGTAAGGGCGCGCGCGTAGCGGCGAAGCGCAGGCAACTGCCCGAGCACGTCGAAGCGACCCGGATCGGAAGAACTTCCACCGGAACGGCCGTGAACGGATGTCGACGTTTCTCGCCTCATAACCGGTATACGGAGCGGCAGGTCTTCCTATTCCCGAAGGTCATGCATTATTCGCGAACGTGTGGCGAGGCCCCTATTCGATGGAACAGCCTGGGCATCGGCCCGTTGCCCTTTTGTCGGTCGCTTTCGTCGACGCCGCCGAAGGATCCCAACGAAATGCGTCGTCCTCCTGAAAAGTCCGCTCACACCCCTTCACCGCCATTCCGGCTGCTGTTCCAGGA comes from the Ancylobacter pratisalsi genome and includes:
- a CDS encoding anti-sigma factor family protein, yielding MTRPVDPVSDDDLQAYVDDELDVARRIDVEAYLSAYPAAASRVMADLRIRDELRLSLADTPRDVAQAGARLASTEAARRLEGALSRDRWMRALRRVAAVGLLVGAGWLAHAEFGPLGVSRVVASDLPPAYVEDAVRAHRTAQVRAGMLSQAGAGYDPAEIRAATAIVLPVLPKDWAVEDVQVFPSAFGPSVEMSVKTQDFGTVSLFAVRPGSFDVVPATSVPRGELNAAYWQVGEVAYALVAHAPPRELDRTAARLARSLY
- a CDS encoding sigma-70 family RNA polymerase sigma factor, yielding MRRETSTSVHGRSGGSSSDPGRFDVLGQLPALRRYARALTRNEADAEDLVHDALLRAYERRGSFEPARGVRGWLMSILHNVFIDRRRSHVAEARRAAESVELADQAVPAPQEHHVRLAQVRQSFMALPEEQRAALHLVAIEGLGYAEAASTLGIPQGTLMSRLSRARAALRAIEEGEAPRITQLRVVGGSDDPSR